One genomic window of Serinus canaria isolate serCan28SL12 chromosome 4, serCan2020, whole genome shotgun sequence includes the following:
- the LOC103823117 gene encoding protein O-GlcNAcase-like isoform X2, with protein MAERPRFLCGVVEGFYGRPWSMDQRKLLFQWLQHRGLNCYMYAPKDELKHRLLWREPYTEHEAARMRSLIQAAQEQGVEFIFAISAGQDMVFSSAGDRLLLQQKLRQVAAMGCRSFALLFDDIDPCMCQADRDVFPSLAQAQASVANEVYQELGQPSVFLFCPTEYCSSLCSPSPSQSCYLQTIGQELLPGIAVIWTGPKVVSQELSAELLEEVEAVLKRRPVIWDNLYANDYDCRRVFLGPYMGRAPGLMSRLQGLLLNPNCELQANFIPIHTLGTWFGSELGSCAHAEHAGVEGALGESQGAQDGSYSPQEALELALRDWVAEINQQALEPGGRTPGHPSVSLKGGPKLQPGTAGGQEGTPDPQPHHSAPAGTDQHSPEPCAVAPEERCREVTSEPEEDNGNRTPTGHQQSPTRAGDQLSTGSCEPPSALPRVAGSAQSAGVPVATKTLPSPSPTTSSSSGANTSQNISLPTSDARTGVGSPIQSPSSTQPEAIRTDVPQTPPGPGASASPGAPAPLSDEVGASPGPMAPVTPEEAGPGPMAPLPPKEATTSPTGQVTPEEPRTSPMAPVTPEEAGSGPMTPKDARTSPTAKITPEEPRTSPIAPVTPEEAGSDPMTSKEARASPTSQVTPEKAESGPMAPKEAGSGPMAPKEAGSGPMTFKEARTSPTSQVTAEEARTSPTSQVTPEEARTSLTAPMTSEEAESDPMALMTPKEARPHPTAPVTPEEAVSSPTAPLTLEEVRMLVELFYLPYHHGALAQQLLEHFRWLRANSLSVGVPATAPDACGGTRWRGRAQSFQLLCARTCRLHSRLVSTASRALLYDLHPYLWDIRNLLLAASAFVLWLDGHLLCDPDPKGTWGSCFGWCQSVSAPMLLGRDAEPWARRGGLFGELQALLPVGNSCDLFYHPPPLFPSSQLYLLRPLLPLDKGELYRMCRESLDCDPKVAEILVAHPDLLGDRLLGSFLSLSPEYTFVLEDEGGPCGYAAGALHAEGFLQQRDSSWLPAIRHKYPPELGTGGPALGQDALEEAVLFFHAEPLAVPQPVLRRFPSLVQLGTAPRVLDVGASRSLALCLLSALRANGSRGVFCQVSDTDRQQLSFYSKLGFVALPVAWGSSPGSQLLGRLL; from the exons cccgcaTGCGGTCTCTCatccaggctgcccaggagcagggggtggAGTTTATTTTCGCCATTTCTGCTGGCCAGGACATGGTGTTTTCCAGCGCTGGGGATcgcctcctgctgcagcaaaaaCTCAGGCAG GTGGCTGCCATGGGGTGCCGCTCCTTCGCGCTGCTCTTCGACGACATCGACCCCTGCATGTGCCAAGCTGACAGAGATGTCttcccctccctggcacaggctcaGGCCTCTGTGGCCAACGAGGTGTACCAGGAGCTGGGCCAACCCTCAGTCTTCCTCTTCTGCCCTACAG AATATTGCAGCTCCCTCTgttctcccagccccagccagtcCTGCTACCTGCAGACCAttggccaggagctgctcccagggattGCTGTCATCTGGACAG GCCCCAAGGtggtgtcccaggagctgtcagcagagctgctggaggaggtggaggcTGTCCTGAAGCGCCGCCCCGTCATCTGGGACAACCTCTACGCCAACGACTACGACTGCAGACGAGTCTTCCTGGGCCCCTACATGGGCCGAGCTCCTGGCCTCATGTCCAGGCTCCAAGGGCTGCTCCTCAACCCCAACTGTGAGCTCCAGGCCAACTTCATCCCCATCCACACCCTGGGCACCTGGTTTGGGAGCgagctggggagctgtgcccaCGCTGAGCATGCAG GAGTGGAGGGAGCCCTGGGGGAGAGCCAAGGAGCTCAGGATGGAAGCTACAGCCCCCAGGAAGCCTTGGAGCTGGCACTGCGGGACTGGGTGGCTGAGATAAACCAGCAGGCCTTGGAGCCAG GAGGAAGGACTCCAGGACACCCCAGTGTCAGCCTCAAGGGAGGACcaaagctgcagcctggcacagcaggaggacAGGAGGGCACTCCTGACCCTCAGCCCCaccactctgctcctgctgggacagaccagcacagccctgagccctgtgcAGTGGCACCAGAGGAGAGGTGCAGGGAGGTGACCTCAGAGCCTGAGGAGGACAATGGGAACAGGACACCCACTGGCCATCAGCAGAGCCCTACCAGGGCTGGGgaccagctcagcacagggagctgtgagcccccctctgctctgcccagggtgGCTGGGAGTGCCCAGTCTGCAGGAGTCCCAGTGGCCACCAAGACCCTCCCCAGCCCAAGCCCCACCACGAGCTCCAGCAGTGGGGCCAACACCAGTCAGAACATTTCCCTGCCCACCAGTGATGCCAGGACAGGGGTTGGCAGCCCCATCCAgtctcccagcagcacccagcctgaGGCCATCAGGACTGATGTGCCCCAGACACCCCCAGGACCTGGGGCgagtgccagccctggtgccccagccccactgagTGATGAGGTTGGTGCAAGCCCTGGTCCCATGGCACCAGTGACCCCAGAGGAGGCTGGGCCTGGCCCCATGGCACCACTGCCCCCCAAGGAAGCCACAACCAGCCCcacaggacaggtgaccccagagGAGCCCAGGACCAGCCCCATGGCACCAGTGACCCCAGAGGAGGCTGGGTCTGGCCCCATGACCCCCAAAGATGCCAGGACCAGCCCCACAGCAAAGATAACCCCAGAGGAGCCCAGGACCAGTCCCATAGCACCAGTGACCCCAGAGGAGGCTGGCTCTGACCCCATGACCTCCAAGGAGGCCAGGGCCAGCCCTACATCCCAGGTGACCCCAGAGAAAGCTGAGTCTGGCCCCATGGCCCCCAAGGAGGCTGGGTCTGGCCCCATGGCCCCCAAGGAGGCTGGGTCTGGCCCCATGACCTTCAAGGAGGCCAGGACCAGCCCCACATCCCAGGTGACCGCAGAGGAGGCCAGGACCAGCCCCACATCCCAGGTGACCCCAGAGGAGGCCAGGACCAGTCTCACAGCACCGATGACCTCAGAAGAGGCTGAGTCTGACCCTATGGCACTGATGACCCCAAAGGAGGCCAGACCCCACCCCACAGCACCAGTGACCCCAGAGGAGGCCGtgtccagccccacagccccactgaCCCTGGAGGAGGTGCGGATGCTGGTGGAGCTCTTCTACCTGCCCTACCACCACggggctctggcacagcagctcctggagcacttTCGGTGGCTGCGAGCAAACAGCCTCAGCGTGGGGGTCCCGGCCACGGCTCCTGATGCCTGCGGG ggcacgcggtggcggggccgggctcagtccttccagctgctgtgcGCTCGGACGTGCCGCCTGCACAGCCGCTTGGTCAGCACGGCCAGCAGGGCGCTGCTCTACGACCTGCACCCCTACCTCTGGGACATCCGAAacttgctgctggcagccagtgcCTTCGTCCTCTGGCTGG ATGGTCACCTCCTCTGCGACCCTGACCCCAAGGGCACCTGGGGGAGCTGCTTTGGCT ggTGCCAGAGTGTCAGTGCCCCgatgctgctggggagggacgCCGAGCCCTGGGCACGCCGTGGGGGCCTCtttggagagctgcag gcactgctgcccgTGGGGAACAGCTGTGACCTCTTCTACCATCCACCCCCGCTCTTCCCGTCCAGCCAGCTGTACCTGCTGCGCCCGCTGCTGCCCCTGGACAAG GGAGAGCTTTACCGCATGTGCCGGGAGAGTTTGGACTGTGATCCCAAAGTGGCAGAGATCCTCGTGGCCCACCCGGATCTCCTCGGTGACAG gcTCCTGGGCAGCTTCCTCAGCCTGAGCCCCGAGTACACCTTTGTGCTGGAGGATGAGGGTGGCCCCTGTGGCTACGCAGCCGGAGCGCTCCACGCCGAAGGCTTCCTGCAGCAGCGAGACAGCAGCTGGCTGCCAGCCATCCGGCACAAGTatcccccagagctgggcacaggggggccagctctgggacag GATGCCCTGGAGGAAGCAGTGCTCTTCTTCCACGCGGAGCCGCTGGCGGTGCCCCAGCCCGTGCTGAGGCGCTTCCCCTCCCTGGTACAGCTGGGCACGGCCCCCCGTGTGCTGGACGTGGGGGCCAGTCGCAGCCTGGCCCTCTGCCTGCTGAGTGCACTCAGGGCCAACG GGTCACGGGGAGTGTTCTGCCAGGTCAGTGACACCGACCGGCAGCAGCTGAGCTTCTACAGCAAGCTGGGCTTTGTCGCCCTGCCGGtggcctggggcagctctccCGGCTCTCAGCTCCTGGGACGACTCCTctga
- the LOC103823117 gene encoding protein O-GlcNAcase-like isoform X1 yields the protein MGCRSFALLFDDIDPCMCQADRDVFPSLAQAQASVANEVYQELGQPSVFLFCPTEYCSSLCSPSPSQSCYLQTIGQELLPGIAVIWTGPKVVSQELSAELLEEVEAVLKRRPVIWDNLYANDYDCRRVFLGPYMGRAPGLMSRLQGLLLNPNCELQANFIPIHTLGTWFGSELGSCAHAEHAGVEGALGESQGAQDGSYSPQEALELALRDWVAEINQQALEPGGRTPGHPSVSLKGGPKLQPGTAGGQEGTPDPQPHHSAPAGTDQHSPEPCAVAPEERCREVTSEPEEDNGNRTPTGHQQSPTRAGDQLSTGSCEPPSALPRVAGSAQSAGVPVATKTLPSPSPTTSSSSGANTSQNISLPTSDARTGVGSPIQSPSSTQPEAIRTDVPQTPPGPGASASPGAPAPLSDEVGASPGPMAPVTPEEAGPGPMAPLPPKEATTSPTGQVTPEEPRTSPMAPVTPEEAGSGPMTPKDARTSPTAKITPEEPRTSPIAPVTPEEAGSDPMTSKEARASPTSQVTPEKAESGPMAPKEAGSGPMAPKEAGSGPMTFKEARTSPTSQVTAEEARTSPTSQVTPEEARTSLTAPMTSEEAESDPMALMTPKEARPHPTAPVTPEEAVSSPTAPLTLEEVRMLVELFYLPYHHGALAQQLLEHFRWLRANSLSVGVPATAPDACGGTRWRGRAQSFQLLCARTCRLHSRLVSTASRALLYDLHPYLWDIRNLLLAASAFVLWLDGHLLCDPDPKGTWGSCFGWCQSVSAPMLLGRDAEPWARRGGLFGELQALLPVGNSCDLFYHPPPLFPSSQLYLLRPLLPLDKGELYRMCRESLDCDPKVAEILVAHPDLLGDRLLGSFLSLSPEYTFVLEDEGGPCGYAAGALHAEGFLQQRDSSWLPAIRHKYPPELGTGGPALGQDALEEAVLFFHAEPLAVPQPVLRRFPSLVQLGTAPRVLDVGASRSLALCLLSALRANGSRGVFCQVSDTDRQQLSFYSKLGFVALPVAWGSSPGSQLLGRLL from the exons ATGGGGTGCCGCTCCTTCGCGCTGCTCTTCGACGACATCGACCCCTGCATGTGCCAAGCTGACAGAGATGTCttcccctccctggcacaggctcaGGCCTCTGTGGCCAACGAGGTGTACCAGGAGCTGGGCCAACCCTCAGTCTTCCTCTTCTGCCCTACAG AATATTGCAGCTCCCTCTgttctcccagccccagccagtcCTGCTACCTGCAGACCAttggccaggagctgctcccagggattGCTGTCATCTGGACAG GCCCCAAGGtggtgtcccaggagctgtcagcagagctgctggaggaggtggaggcTGTCCTGAAGCGCCGCCCCGTCATCTGGGACAACCTCTACGCCAACGACTACGACTGCAGACGAGTCTTCCTGGGCCCCTACATGGGCCGAGCTCCTGGCCTCATGTCCAGGCTCCAAGGGCTGCTCCTCAACCCCAACTGTGAGCTCCAGGCCAACTTCATCCCCATCCACACCCTGGGCACCTGGTTTGGGAGCgagctggggagctgtgcccaCGCTGAGCATGCAG GAGTGGAGGGAGCCCTGGGGGAGAGCCAAGGAGCTCAGGATGGAAGCTACAGCCCCCAGGAAGCCTTGGAGCTGGCACTGCGGGACTGGGTGGCTGAGATAAACCAGCAGGCCTTGGAGCCAG GAGGAAGGACTCCAGGACACCCCAGTGTCAGCCTCAAGGGAGGACcaaagctgcagcctggcacagcaggaggacAGGAGGGCACTCCTGACCCTCAGCCCCaccactctgctcctgctgggacagaccagcacagccctgagccctgtgcAGTGGCACCAGAGGAGAGGTGCAGGGAGGTGACCTCAGAGCCTGAGGAGGACAATGGGAACAGGACACCCACTGGCCATCAGCAGAGCCCTACCAGGGCTGGGgaccagctcagcacagggagctgtgagcccccctctgctctgcccagggtgGCTGGGAGTGCCCAGTCTGCAGGAGTCCCAGTGGCCACCAAGACCCTCCCCAGCCCAAGCCCCACCACGAGCTCCAGCAGTGGGGCCAACACCAGTCAGAACATTTCCCTGCCCACCAGTGATGCCAGGACAGGGGTTGGCAGCCCCATCCAgtctcccagcagcacccagcctgaGGCCATCAGGACTGATGTGCCCCAGACACCCCCAGGACCTGGGGCgagtgccagccctggtgccccagccccactgagTGATGAGGTTGGTGCAAGCCCTGGTCCCATGGCACCAGTGACCCCAGAGGAGGCTGGGCCTGGCCCCATGGCACCACTGCCCCCCAAGGAAGCCACAACCAGCCCcacaggacaggtgaccccagagGAGCCCAGGACCAGCCCCATGGCACCAGTGACCCCAGAGGAGGCTGGGTCTGGCCCCATGACCCCCAAAGATGCCAGGACCAGCCCCACAGCAAAGATAACCCCAGAGGAGCCCAGGACCAGTCCCATAGCACCAGTGACCCCAGAGGAGGCTGGCTCTGACCCCATGACCTCCAAGGAGGCCAGGGCCAGCCCTACATCCCAGGTGACCCCAGAGAAAGCTGAGTCTGGCCCCATGGCCCCCAAGGAGGCTGGGTCTGGCCCCATGGCCCCCAAGGAGGCTGGGTCTGGCCCCATGACCTTCAAGGAGGCCAGGACCAGCCCCACATCCCAGGTGACCGCAGAGGAGGCCAGGACCAGCCCCACATCCCAGGTGACCCCAGAGGAGGCCAGGACCAGTCTCACAGCACCGATGACCTCAGAAGAGGCTGAGTCTGACCCTATGGCACTGATGACCCCAAAGGAGGCCAGACCCCACCCCACAGCACCAGTGACCCCAGAGGAGGCCGtgtccagccccacagccccactgaCCCTGGAGGAGGTGCGGATGCTGGTGGAGCTCTTCTACCTGCCCTACCACCACggggctctggcacagcagctcctggagcacttTCGGTGGCTGCGAGCAAACAGCCTCAGCGTGGGGGTCCCGGCCACGGCTCCTGATGCCTGCGGG ggcacgcggtggcggggccgggctcagtccttccagctgctgtgcGCTCGGACGTGCCGCCTGCACAGCCGCTTGGTCAGCACGGCCAGCAGGGCGCTGCTCTACGACCTGCACCCCTACCTCTGGGACATCCGAAacttgctgctggcagccagtgcCTTCGTCCTCTGGCTGG ATGGTCACCTCCTCTGCGACCCTGACCCCAAGGGCACCTGGGGGAGCTGCTTTGGCT ggTGCCAGAGTGTCAGTGCCCCgatgctgctggggagggacgCCGAGCCCTGGGCACGCCGTGGGGGCCTCtttggagagctgcag gcactgctgcccgTGGGGAACAGCTGTGACCTCTTCTACCATCCACCCCCGCTCTTCCCGTCCAGCCAGCTGTACCTGCTGCGCCCGCTGCTGCCCCTGGACAAG GGAGAGCTTTACCGCATGTGCCGGGAGAGTTTGGACTGTGATCCCAAAGTGGCAGAGATCCTCGTGGCCCACCCGGATCTCCTCGGTGACAG gcTCCTGGGCAGCTTCCTCAGCCTGAGCCCCGAGTACACCTTTGTGCTGGAGGATGAGGGTGGCCCCTGTGGCTACGCAGCCGGAGCGCTCCACGCCGAAGGCTTCCTGCAGCAGCGAGACAGCAGCTGGCTGCCAGCCATCCGGCACAAGTatcccccagagctgggcacaggggggccagctctgggacag GATGCCCTGGAGGAAGCAGTGCTCTTCTTCCACGCGGAGCCGCTGGCGGTGCCCCAGCCCGTGCTGAGGCGCTTCCCCTCCCTGGTACAGCTGGGCACGGCCCCCCGTGTGCTGGACGTGGGGGCCAGTCGCAGCCTGGCCCTCTGCCTGCTGAGTGCACTCAGGGCCAACG GGTCACGGGGAGTGTTCTGCCAGGTCAGTGACACCGACCGGCAGCAGCTGAGCTTCTACAGCAAGCTGGGCTTTGTCGCCCTGCCGGtggcctggggcagctctccCGGCTCTCAGCTCCTGGGACGACTCCTctga